One region of Cucurbita pepo subsp. pepo cultivar mu-cu-16 chromosome LG03, ASM280686v2, whole genome shotgun sequence genomic DNA includes:
- the LOC111791370 gene encoding glycogen synthase kinase-3 homolog MsK-3-like: protein MTSVSVVPDSVIRDHGGSTIGVDRLPDEMNDMRIRDDKEIEATVVDGNGTETGHIIVTTIGGKNGQPKQTISYMAERAVGHGSFGVVFQAKCLETGETVAIKKVLQDKRYKNRELQTMRLLDHPNVVSLKHCFFSTTEKDELYLNLVLEYVPETVHRVIKHYNKMNQRMPLIYVKLYFYQICRSLAYIHNSIGVCHRDIKPQNLLVNPHTHQLKLCDFGSAKVLVRGEPNIAYICSRYYRAPELIFGATEYTTAIDIWSAGCVLAELLLGQPLFPGESGVDQLVEIIKVLGTPTREEIKCMNPNYTEFKFPQIKAHPWHKIFHKRMPPEAVDLVSRLLQYSPNLRSTALEALIHPFFDELRDPNTRLPNGRFLPPLFNFKAHELKGVPPEMLVRLIPEHARKHCNFLGS from the exons ATGACATCAGTAAGCGTAGTTCCTGATTCTGTGATAAGGGATCACGGTGGGAGTACAATTGGCGTTGACAGGTTGCCCGACGAGATGAACGATATGAGGATTAGGGATGATAAG GAAATTGAAGCCACCGTTGTCGATGGAAATGGTACCGAAACAGGCCATATAATTGTAACAACGATCGGTGGAAAGAATGGCCAACCAAAACAG ACCATCAGTTACATGGCTGAGCGTGCTGTAGGACACGGTTCTTTTGGAGTTGTATTTCAG GCAAAATGCTTGGAAACGGGTGAAACCGTTGCAATAAAAAAGGTTCTTCAGGACAAGAGGTACAAGAATAGGGAGTTGCAGACCATGCGTCTTCTAGATCACCCAAATGTCGTGTCGTTGAAGCACTGTTTCTTCTCAACGACCGAGAAGGATGAGCTTTATCTTAATCTTGTTCTTGAATATGTCCCTGAGACGGTTCATAGAGTTATCAAACATTATAACAAGATGAACCAAAGGATGCCGCTGATCTACGTGAAACTCTATTTTTACCAG ATTTGCAGATCTCTTGCGTACATTCATAATAGTATTGGAGTATGCCACAGAGATATAAAGCCTCAAAACTTACTG GTTAATCCACACACCCACCAACTCAAGCTTTGTGACTTTGGCAGCGCAAAAGTCTTG GTTAGAGGCGAACCAAATATAGCTTACATCTGTTCTAGGTACTATCGAGCACCCGAACTTATATTTGGTGCGACAGAGTACACTACAGCCATCGACATCTGGTCAGCTGGTTGCGTTCTAGCTGAATTACTGCTTGGACAG CCGTTATTTCCCGGTGAAAGCGGAGTCGATCAGCTTGTTGAGATAATCAAG GTTCTAGGAACCCCAACTAGGGAGGAAATTAAGTGCATGAACCCTAATTACACAGAATTTAAATTCCCCCAAATTAAAGCTCATCCATGGCACAAG ATATTCCACAAGAGAATGCCTCCAGAAGCCGTGGATCTCGTTTCGAGACTACTTCAGTACTCTCCGAACCTCCGAAGCACAGCG TTGGAGGCTTTGATTCATCCATTCTTTGATGAACTCCGTGACCCGAACACTCGTCTTCCCAATGGACGTTTCCTTCCTCCATTGTTTAACTTCAAGGCTCACG AATTAAAGGGAGTACCCCCCGAGATGCTCGTGAGGCTTATTCCAGAACATGCAAGGAAGCACTGCAATTTTCTCGGGTCGTAA
- the LOC111791872 gene encoding polygalacturonase At1g48100-like, whose amino-acid sequence MNSSFCSFALCITLIIFFFPVHGRWHNHAKNHKHSHHHHHFTISQPPSPSPSSSPEPANPPDDNDGGSSFNATGFFDVRHYGAIGDGTTDDTEAFKIAWDTACQSDNDDYTVILVPYGFSFMIQSTIFTGPCKHGVVFQVDGTLIAPDGPDAWPRSYSAHQWLVFYRVNNMSLRGNGVIDGRGQKWWDLPCKPHRGGKGRTKAGPCDSPIAIRFFMSTNLTVEGLRIKDSPQFHFRFDNCRDVYIDSLNITAPALSPNTDGIHIENTNGVQILNSVVANGDDCVSIGSGSYNVVIRNITCGPGHGISIGSLGNHNSRACVSNITVRDSIIKVSDNGVRIKTWQGGFGSVRGVSFNNIHMDNVRNPIIIDQFYCLNKGCLNQTSAVVVSDISYIDIKGSYDIRNPPMHFGCSDSMPCVNLTLANIELFPSEGDIFMDPFCWNAYGDLQTLTIPPLGCLLEASSRSILETQRDYC is encoded by the exons ATGAACtcttctttttgttcctttgCTTTGTGTATTACACTcataatcttcttctttcctgtTCATGGACGATGGCATAACCATGCAAAGAACCACAAACATTCTCACCATCATCACCATTTCACCATTTCACaacctccttctccttctccttcctcttccCCCGAACCCGCGAATCCTCCCGACGACAACGACGGAGGGTCATCTTTCAACGCCACCGGCTTTTTCGACGTACGTCATTATGGCGCCATTGGAGATGGCACTACAGACGACACGGAGGCCTTCAAGATAGCATGGGACACAGCCTGTCAAAGCGACAACGACGACTATACAGTTATTCTTGTTCCATATGGCTTCTCGTTTATGATCCAATCGACAATTTTCACCGGGCCGTGCAAACATGGCGTCGTGTTTCAAGTTGATGGCACTCTCATAGCTCCAGACGGGCCCGACGCTTGGCCGAGGAGTTACAGTGCTCATCAATGGCTGGTTTTTTATCGAGTTAATAACATGTCGCTTCGAGGAAACGGTGTTATTGACGGGCGAGGACAAAAATGGTGGGATCTTCCCTGCAAACCCCACAGA GGAGGAAAGGGAAGAACAAAGGCAGGCCCTTGTGATAGTCCAATT GCCATAAGATTCTTCATGAGCACAAACTTGACCGTTGAAGGGCTTAGAATCAAAGACAGCCCACAATTCCACTTCAGGTTCGACAATTGTAGAGATGTTTATATTGATTCTCTTAACATAACAGCTCCTGCTTTGAGTCCAAACACCGATGGAATTCACATTGAGAATACAAATGGGGTTCAGATACTCAATTCAGTTGTTGCCAATG GTGATGATTGTGTTTCAATTGGTTCGGGTTCTTATAATGTTGTTATACGAAATATTACGTGTGGACCAGGTCATGGAATTAG CATTGGCAGCCTAGGCAATCACAACTCCCGAGCATGTGTGTCAAACATAACAGTTCGAGACTCAATAATCAAGGTCTCAGACAACGGTGTTCGGATCAAGACATGGCAAGGTGGGTTTGGATCCGTAAGAGGAGTAAGTTTCAATAACATTCATATGGACAACGTTAGGAACCCGATCATCATAGACCAATTCTATTGCCTCAACAAAGGGTGTCTCAATCAAACCTCAGCCGTGGTTGTATCAGACATAAGCTATATTGACATCAAAGGAAGTTATGATATTAGAAACCCACCAATGCACTTTGGGTGCAGTGATTCTATGCCTTGTGTGAACCTAACACTTGCAAATATCGAGCTTTTTCCTTCAGAAGGTGACATCTTTATGGACCCATTTTGTTGGAATGCGTATGGGGACTTGCAAACCCTAACAATCCCTCCACTTGGGTGCTTGCTTGAAGCCTCCTCGAGGTCTATCTTGGAGACTCAAAGGGATTATTGCTAA